In one window of Armatimonadota bacterium DNA:
- a CDS encoding HAMP domain-containing histidine kinase, whose translation MGKPDTSQAIRQASSLGKRVSWLISLRWLAIISVLAIVTVAARVFDVRLRLRELFAIVGLMAVLNIVFFVVCRVLRVTEDRVGGKARLLANAQITADLVVLAALIRYTGGIENPFAFYFIFHIIVSGTLLPPRDAWLQAGVATALFCGMVELERSGVISHYHVPGLAPLGLYRNSLYVTATVAAFASTMCLAAFTAISATRLVRVQQRESADLIQQLQQAYSKLGELERSKSRYMRRVSHELRAPLAASQNLLTMVEESLTGEGSSGERELVGRAVKRTDQALKLVSDLLILARSQEARFAVGMRAVSLSRAIREVSASLQPRADKAEVALAVDCPLDLPLVSGDRESLEQLITNLTSNAIKYTPKGGRVSVSAAAQGGSITLSVSDTGIGISEEDLPCVFDEFYRGKNAREFDEQGTGLGLSIVKSIADTHGAKVHVESVLGQGTTFVITMARAGARAA comes from the coding sequence GTGGGCAAGCCTGATACCTCCCAAGCGATCCGCCAGGCCTCCTCTCTCGGGAAGAGGGTGTCGTGGCTGATAAGCCTGCGCTGGCTCGCGATCATCAGCGTGTTGGCGATCGTGACAGTCGCTGCGCGGGTCTTTGACGTGCGCTTGCGGTTGAGGGAGTTGTTTGCCATAGTCGGCTTGATGGCCGTTCTCAACATCGTCTTCTTTGTGGTGTGCAGAGTTCTCCGCGTCACGGAGGACAGAGTCGGTGGCAAGGCGAGGCTTCTCGCCAATGCGCAGATTACCGCTGACCTGGTCGTGCTGGCCGCTTTGATCCGCTACACCGGCGGGATCGAGAACCCGTTCGCGTTCTACTTCATCTTCCACATCATCGTGTCTGGGACTTTGCTGCCGCCGAGAGACGCGTGGCTCCAAGCTGGCGTAGCGACCGCACTCTTCTGTGGGATGGTCGAACTCGAACGATCCGGCGTGATCAGCCACTACCACGTGCCGGGGTTGGCTCCCTTGGGCCTGTATCGCAATTCCCTCTATGTGACGGCAACCGTTGCGGCATTTGCGAGCACCATGTGCCTGGCGGCATTCACGGCTATTTCGGCTACCCGGTTGGTTAGGGTGCAGCAGCGGGAGAGCGCGGACCTCATCCAGCAGTTGCAGCAGGCCTACAGCAAGCTGGGCGAGCTTGAACGATCCAAGTCGCGATATATGCGTCGGGTTTCGCACGAACTCCGCGCGCCGCTTGCCGCCAGTCAGAACCTGCTGACGATGGTGGAAGAGAGTCTGACCGGCGAAGGGAGCAGCGGCGAGCGCGAGTTGGTGGGCCGGGCGGTGAAGAGGACCGACCAGGCTCTGAAACTCGTGAGCGACTTGCTGATACTGGCTCGAAGTCAGGAAGCGAGATTTGCCGTAGGGATGAGAGCGGTTTCGCTGTCGCGCGCGATCAGGGAGGTGTCCGCATCGCTGCAGCCGCGCGCGGATAAGGCCGAGGTCGCATTGGCGGTAGATTGTCCGCTGGACCTTCCGCTCGTGTCGGGCGACCGAGAGAGCTTGGAACAGCTCATTACGAACCTGACGTCCAACGCGATCAAATACACCCCCAAGGGCGGACGCGTGAGCGTCAGCGCGGCGGCGCAGGGAGGGAGCATTACGCTCAGCGTGTCGGACACCGGCATCGGCATTTCGGAAGAAGACCTGCCATGCGTATTTGACGAATTCTACCGAGGCAAGAACGCCCGCGAGTTCGACGAGCAAGGGACCGGCCTCGGACTGTCTATCGTGAAGAGCATCGCAGATACCCACGGCGCGAAGGTTCACGTTGAGAGCGTCCTTGGGCAGGGAACGACGTTCGTCATCACCATGGCGAGAGCAGGCGCGCGGGCCGCATAA
- a CDS encoding 4Fe-4S dicluster domain-containing protein: protein MASTDVSATTAEELSGLFLRELRLVPEWEKIKACIQCGTCTASCPTSWAMDIKPREIIGLFRARRLDKVLRSNTIWICASCYSCVVRCPSGVKVSDLMYALRSVGIKRGLFPKGEKYPALAQAFAKVVDKYGRNAESEMLTRFYLGSNPLGLGKQLSLGFQMLRRGRLALLPKGIRGREDIGKMMAELEREDRG, encoded by the coding sequence ATGGCAAGCACCGACGTTTCGGCGACGACTGCCGAGGAACTGAGCGGCCTCTTCCTCCGGGAGCTTCGCTTGGTTCCGGAGTGGGAGAAGATCAAGGCGTGCATACAGTGCGGAACCTGCACGGCTTCCTGTCCCACGAGTTGGGCCATGGACATCAAGCCGCGGGAGATCATTGGGTTGTTTCGCGCCCGCAGGCTGGACAAGGTCCTGCGATCGAACACCATCTGGATATGCGCTTCGTGCTATTCGTGCGTGGTGCGATGCCCCAGCGGGGTAAAGGTGTCGGACCTGATGTATGCCTTGAGGTCGGTTGGGATAAAGCGCGGCCTGTTTCCTAAGGGAGAGAAGTATCCGGCCTTGGCGCAAGCGTTCGCCAAGGTAGTGGACAAGTACGGCAGGAACGCGGAGTCGGAAATGCTGACGCGATTCTACCTGGGATCCAACCCGCTTGGCTTGGGGAAGCAGCTTTCGTTGGGATTCCAAATGCTCCGCCGCGGGCGTTTGGCTCTGTTGCCGAAGGGCATTCGGGGTCGCGAGGATATCGGGAAGATGATGGCCGAACTGGAACGGGAGGATCGCGGATGA
- a CDS encoding CoB--CoM heterodisulfide reductase iron-sulfur subunit B family protein gives MKEYTYYPGCSAEASGRPSNVSARNVAQGLGIGLIELSDWNCCGATTYLSVDGERAMALSARNLALAEKERRDLVAICSGCFSAMNKANHRMADSGELKGKIDRALDAAGLEYDGTTRVRHLLDVFVNDVGEDAIRDKVEKHLKGLRVAAYCGCLLGRPKGMFDDPEFPTSLDRVLSWLGAEPVWYPVKAKCCGGMLMTSQSEVCERLVERLLSLAVEAGAECVATICPLCQINLECYQKRINKAFGTRLDVPVLYFTQLMGLAMGMGEKELHLSENLTPSEAVAARC, from the coding sequence ATGAAAGAGTATACGTATTATCCCGGCTGCAGCGCGGAAGCGAGTGGCCGGCCTTCAAATGTCTCGGCGCGCAATGTGGCGCAGGGGCTGGGGATCGGTCTGATCGAGCTGTCGGATTGGAACTGCTGCGGGGCGACGACCTATCTGTCGGTGGATGGGGAACGGGCTATGGCTTTGTCGGCGCGAAACCTTGCCCTGGCGGAGAAGGAGCGCAGGGACCTGGTGGCGATCTGCAGCGGCTGCTTCTCGGCGATGAACAAGGCGAACCACCGAATGGCAGATAGCGGAGAGCTCAAGGGCAAGATCGATCGGGCGCTCGACGCCGCGGGCCTGGAATACGACGGCACGACGCGAGTGCGCCACTTGCTGGATGTCTTCGTCAACGACGTCGGAGAAGACGCGATCCGCGACAAGGTCGAGAAGCACCTGAAGGGGCTGAGGGTCGCGGCCTACTGCGGCTGCCTGTTGGGCCGGCCGAAGGGGATGTTCGACGATCCCGAGTTCCCGACCTCGCTGGATCGCGTTCTGTCGTGGCTGGGGGCGGAGCCGGTGTGGTATCCAGTCAAAGCCAAGTGCTGCGGCGGGATGCTTATGACGTCCCAGTCCGAGGTGTGCGAACGGCTTGTGGAGAGATTGCTATCACTGGCCGTGGAAGCGGGCGCGGAGTGCGTAGCCACAATCTGCCCGTTGTGTCAGATCAACCTGGAGTGCTACCAGAAGCGGATCAACAAAGCATTTGGAACCCGGCTGGACGTGCCGGTCCTCTACTTCACCCAGCTCATGGGACTCGCGATGGGCATGGGCGAGAAGGAACTGCATTTGAGCGAGAACTTGACGCCGAGCGAGGCGGTGGCAGCTCGGTGCTGA
- a CDS encoding CoB--CoM heterodisulfide reductase iron-sulfur subunit A family protein gives MQVQERVGVYVCHCGTNISQTVDVAEVVKFAGGLERVAIARDNKYVCSDPGQEMIKSDIRELGLNRVVVASCSPLMHEPTFRRTCEEVGLNQFLFQMANIREQCSWVTADRKEATQKAKKLVNAAVRRVLLQEPLETKESPVNSATLVVGAGIAGIEAALKIAAAGNAVYLVEREPTIGGQMAKFDKTFPTLDCAACILTPKMVSVAREANIHLRTYAEVESVSGYVGSFKVKLRNKARYVDLDKCTGCGVCWSRCLGMRVPSKRVIRKGALLINHPGGE, from the coding sequence ATGCAGGTGCAGGAGAGAGTCGGAGTCTACGTGTGTCACTGCGGGACGAACATCTCTCAGACGGTGGACGTTGCGGAGGTCGTTAAGTTCGCTGGCGGTCTAGAACGGGTGGCAATCGCGCGGGACAACAAGTATGTGTGCTCGGACCCCGGGCAGGAGATGATTAAGAGCGACATAAGGGAGCTCGGGCTGAACCGAGTGGTCGTCGCGTCCTGCTCGCCACTCATGCACGAGCCGACCTTCCGCCGCACCTGCGAAGAAGTCGGCCTGAACCAATTCCTGTTCCAAATGGCCAACATTCGCGAACAGTGTTCTTGGGTGACGGCGGACCGAAAAGAGGCGACGCAAAAAGCCAAGAAGCTGGTGAACGCAGCTGTCAGGAGGGTGCTGCTCCAGGAGCCCTTGGAGACGAAGGAATCTCCGGTCAACTCCGCCACGCTTGTGGTCGGGGCGGGAATCGCGGGTATCGAGGCCGCGCTGAAGATAGCGGCAGCCGGCAACGCAGTCTACCTGGTGGAACGGGAGCCGACCATCGGCGGACAGATGGCCAAATTCGACAAGACATTTCCCACGCTGGACTGCGCCGCCTGCATACTGACGCCGAAGATGGTCTCCGTGGCGAGGGAAGCCAACATCCACCTGCGCACCTACGCCGAGGTCGAATCCGTCTCCGGCTACGTCGGCAGCTTCAAGGTGAAATTGAGGAACAAGGCCAGGTATGTGGATCTGGACAAATGCACGGGCTGCGGAGTGTGCTGGTCGAGGTGCCTCGGAATGAGAGTTCCTTCCAAAAGGGTGATCAGGAAGGGCGCTCTGTTGATCAACCACCCCGGGGGTGAATGA
- a CDS encoding NAD(P)H-dependent oxidoreductase subunit E: MMEAIDLSRADEVLQPYRGDKSALLKALQAVQAEYNYLPKEALARVAEWLGVPLSETLRVATFYKAFSLEPRKKYCVNVCLGTACHVRGSARLHAKVESELAMGAGDLFSLEPVRCVGCCSMAPVLRIANDTYGRVRLDKVSGMLRRYREEGKE, translated from the coding sequence ATGATGGAAGCGATAGACCTGAGCCGCGCCGATGAGGTTCTGCAGCCTTATCGCGGTGACAAGAGCGCTTTGCTCAAGGCGTTGCAGGCCGTCCAAGCGGAGTACAACTACCTTCCGAAGGAGGCCCTGGCGCGAGTCGCGGAATGGCTGGGCGTGCCGTTGAGCGAGACCCTTAGGGTCGCGACTTTCTACAAGGCGTTCAGTTTGGAGCCCCGCAAGAAGTATTGCGTCAACGTGTGTTTGGGCACCGCATGCCACGTTCGGGGGTCTGCTCGCCTGCATGCAAAGGTGGAAAGCGAGCTCGCGATGGGCGCCGGGGACCTCTTCTCGTTGGAGCCGGTTCGATGCGTCGGCTGTTGCAGCATGGCCCCGGTTCTGCGGATTGCGAACGACACTTACGGCAGAGTGAGGCTGGATAAGGTCTCCGGCATGCTTCGCCGCTATCGGGAGGAGGGCAAAGAGTGA
- a CDS encoding NADH-quinone oxidoreductase subunit F, with amino-acid sequence MRITTQADLAEAREAGLKSLYPEKLKLRVGMGSCGLAAGAQAAYEALAQEAEARAVDLEIARAGCVGYCEEEPLVDVLRPGWPRIVYARMTADRAGALIRDLDRGRIRKDWALCRMEEDEYLTLGETRAYPLNGVPAEVNEIPRYQEVPFFGKQRKIVLRNCGFIDPTNIDEYIARGGYHALGLALARSPEQIIREVSESGLRGRGGAGFPTGRKWSACRAAEGDVKYVVCNADEGDPGAYMDRSVLEGDPYSVLEGMVIGGYAIGAKQGYVYVRAEYPLAVETLEKAMQTAGERGLLGRDIMSSGFDFTIEIVRGAGAFVCGEETALLASIEGRIGEPRQRPPYPAQKGLWGKPTCINNVKTWVNVPAVIARGASWFSGLGTERSKGTMVFSLVGKAKNTGLVEAPMGMSLLELIYDIGGGI; translated from the coding sequence GTGAGGATAACCACGCAAGCCGACCTCGCCGAGGCGAGAGAAGCGGGCCTGAAATCCCTATATCCGGAGAAGCTCAAACTAAGGGTCGGCATGGGGAGCTGCGGCCTTGCAGCCGGCGCGCAAGCCGCATACGAGGCGTTGGCGCAGGAGGCGGAGGCTCGCGCAGTCGATCTTGAGATCGCCCGCGCTGGGTGTGTAGGCTACTGCGAAGAGGAACCGCTGGTGGACGTGCTGCGGCCTGGCTGGCCGAGAATCGTGTACGCTCGGATGACCGCCGACAGAGCAGGCGCGCTCATACGCGACCTCGACCGCGGGCGAATCCGCAAGGATTGGGCGCTGTGCAGGATGGAAGAGGATGAGTATCTGACCCTGGGAGAAACCAGGGCCTACCCTCTCAACGGCGTTCCTGCAGAGGTCAACGAGATTCCCCGGTACCAGGAAGTTCCATTCTTCGGTAAGCAGCGGAAGATCGTTCTCAGAAACTGCGGCTTCATAGACCCGACAAACATAGACGAGTACATTGCCCGAGGCGGTTACCACGCGTTGGGCTTGGCGCTCGCTCGTTCGCCGGAGCAAATCATTCGGGAGGTCAGCGAATCGGGGCTTCGAGGCAGAGGCGGGGCCGGGTTCCCCACGGGCAGGAAGTGGAGCGCGTGCCGCGCGGCCGAGGGCGACGTCAAGTATGTGGTCTGCAATGCGGACGAAGGCGACCCCGGCGCCTACATGGATAGAAGCGTCCTCGAAGGCGATCCCTACAGCGTGCTCGAGGGAATGGTGATCGGCGGCTACGCCATCGGCGCGAAACAGGGCTACGTCTACGTGCGCGCCGAGTATCCGCTGGCAGTAGAGACGTTGGAGAAGGCGATGCAGACCGCCGGGGAGCGGGGACTGCTCGGCAGGGACATAATGAGCTCCGGCTTCGATTTCACGATAGAAATTGTCCGCGGGGCGGGAGCATTTGTGTGTGGTGAGGAAACGGCTCTGCTCGCGTCCATTGAGGGCCGGATTGGCGAGCCAAGGCAGCGGCCCCCATATCCGGCTCAGAAAGGACTGTGGGGCAAGCCCACTTGCATAAACAACGTCAAGACGTGGGTCAACGTTCCCGCCGTGATCGCGCGCGGCGCGAGTTGGTTCTCAGGTCTGGGGACCGAGAGAAGCAAGGGAACAATGGTCTTCTCGCTGGTTGGCAAGGCCAAGAACACGGGGTTGGTGGAAGCGCCGATGGGGATGTCGCTCCTGGAGCTTATCTACGACATCGGCGGCGGCATA
- a CDS encoding aromatic ring hydroxylase, translating to MKTAAEYLESLAQMKHNVFMGGQKIERPYEDPQIRTGASVIALTYDLPGQSGNEDLMTATSHLSGKQINRFCHIHQSPDDLRQKIAMTREYCHHTLCIQRCMGIDALNALSIITHQVDQIASTSYHKRFNEYLEYFQDNDLTGNAAMTDVKGDRSLRPHQQADPDMYLHVVDRNDKGITVRGAKAHNTNAPYAHELIVLPTREMTEADKDYAVAFAVPADTKGITMICRCAGPRQPRRGSRPMSSKYSTVESVTVFDDVFVPWERVFLCGEYQAAGFLAELFATYHRHSYCGCKPAITDVLLGCAALAADYNGVEKASHIRSKLTELIAAAEIVHACGIASSVNGRQMPCGTYLPDVVYSNVGKYYSGTTLHHEYELVHDIAGGLVATMPPDEDFEQAPTAEYLDKYLRGRAEVSTEDRNR from the coding sequence ATGAAAACTGCCGCCGAGTACCTCGAATCCCTCGCCCAGATGAAGCACAACGTCTTCATGGGCGGGCAAAAGATCGAGCGCCCATATGAGGATCCGCAGATCCGCACCGGCGCCTCCGTCATCGCCCTCACCTACGACCTGCCCGGCCAGTCCGGCAACGAGGACCTGATGACTGCGACGTCGCACCTCTCCGGCAAGCAGATCAACCGCTTCTGCCACATCCACCAGAGCCCCGACGACCTGCGCCAGAAGATCGCGATGACTCGCGAGTATTGCCACCACACCCTGTGCATCCAGCGCTGCATGGGCATTGACGCGCTCAACGCCCTGTCCATCATCACCCACCAGGTGGATCAGATCGCGAGCACGTCATATCACAAGCGCTTCAACGAGTACCTGGAGTACTTCCAGGACAACGACCTCACCGGCAACGCCGCGATGACCGACGTCAAGGGCGACCGCTCTCTGCGCCCCCACCAGCAGGCCGACCCGGACATGTACCTCCACGTCGTTGACCGCAACGATAAGGGCATCACGGTCCGCGGCGCCAAGGCTCACAATACAAACGCCCCGTACGCCCACGAGTTGATCGTCCTGCCGACCCGCGAGATGACCGAGGCGGACAAGGACTACGCCGTCGCCTTCGCCGTGCCCGCGGACACCAAGGGCATCACGATGATCTGCCGCTGCGCCGGCCCGCGCCAGCCCCGCCGCGGTTCGCGCCCGATGAGCAGCAAGTACAGCACCGTCGAATCGGTCACCGTGTTCGACGACGTGTTCGTCCCCTGGGAGCGCGTGTTCCTCTGCGGGGAATACCAGGCCGCCGGTTTCCTCGCCGAGCTGTTCGCTACGTATCACCGCCACAGCTACTGCGGCTGCAAGCCGGCGATCACCGACGTGCTGCTCGGCTGCGCCGCGCTGGCCGCCGACTACAACGGCGTCGAGAAGGCTTCGCACATCCGCTCGAAGCTCACCGAGTTGATAGCCGCGGCGGAGATCGTCCACGCCTGCGGCATCGCCTCCTCGGTCAACGGTCGTCAGATGCCGTGCGGCACGTATCTGCCCGACGTCGTGTACTCCAACGTCGGCAAGTACTACAGCGGCACGACGCTGCACCACGAGTACGAATTAGTGCACGACATCGCCGGCGGGCTCGTCGCCACCATGCCGCCGGACGAGGACTTCGAGCAAGCGCCCACCGCCGAATACCTGGACAAATACCTCCGCGGCCGCGCGGAGGTGAGCACCGAAGACCGCAACCGCTGA
- a CDS encoding DUF1559 domain-containing protein gives MRTKLLLLSCCLLTVGIFSGCTGPAKDMSQVYQRARETSDKADCLSNLKQLSLAIIMFAQDHNETLPDAKTWTDDIRPYFKDEEILRCPSDRGHEYSYGMNSEVSGKKIADMADPMTTVVLFESNAGKKNAADPLKSLCSPPRHAGANNFAYVDGHVKSVSK, from the coding sequence ATGCGAACCAAGCTGTTACTGCTGTCGTGCTGTCTGCTGACTGTGGGCATCTTCTCGGGCTGCACCGGCCCCGCGAAAGACATGTCGCAGGTCTATCAACGGGCGCGCGAGACCTCCGACAAGGCGGACTGTCTGTCCAACCTCAAGCAACTTTCTCTCGCGATAATCATGTTCGCGCAAGATCACAACGAGACGCTCCCCGACGCGAAGACGTGGACCGACGACATCCGGCCGTACTTCAAGGACGAGGAGATTCTGCGCTGCCCGTCCGACAGGGGGCATGAGTACAGTTATGGGATGAACTCCGAAGTCAGCGGGAAGAAGATCGCGGACATGGCCGATCCAATGACCACGGTCGTGCTGTTCGAGTCCAACGCAGGCAAGAAGAACGCTGCGGATCCGCTGAAGAGCCTGTGCAGCCCGCCGCGCCACGCCGGCGCCAACAACTTCGCCTACGTGGACGGCCACGTCAAGTCCGTCTCGAAATAG
- a CDS encoding DUF3796 domain-containing protein — MNPRWLRWLALLAFLGLLGIPLRQHLLYVLFGFSGFAMFFPRPDERSEANFGRAASFAYVATLISFMIGLVVAVALVGNQSAGDKVAVLALTFAAVYAVHILSFVISYVYFDARGA; from the coding sequence ATGAATCCTCGGTGGCTGCGCTGGCTCGCTCTTTTGGCGTTCCTGGGGCTGCTCGGCATTCCCCTGCGCCAACACTTGCTGTACGTTCTATTCGGGTTCTCCGGGTTTGCGATGTTCTTCCCGCGCCCCGACGAGCGGTCGGAGGCAAACTTCGGACGCGCCGCCTCGTTCGCCTATGTCGCGACGCTGATTTCCTTCATGATTGGCCTGGTGGTCGCCGTCGCTCTCGTCGGCAACCAGAGCGCAGGCGACAAGGTGGCCGTGCTTGCGCTGACGTTTGCGGCCGTCTATGCCGTGCACATCTTGAGCTTCGTCATCAGCTATGTCTACTTCGATGCCAGGGGCGCGTAG
- a CDS encoding helix-turn-helix transcriptional regulator, whose product MKTRLRELRARYDLTQEDLARRVGVSRETIVHLERGRYNPSLRLAFRISQVLHSRIDEVFTFDDEESSLD is encoded by the coding sequence ATGAAGACACGGCTCCGTGAACTACGTGCGCGCTATGACCTGACGCAAGAGGACCTGGCACGGCGAGTGGGCGTGAGCAGGGAGACAATCGTGCATCTGGAGCGGGGGCGCTACAACCCGTCCCTGCGACTGGCATTCCGGATCTCCCAAGTGCTGCACAGCCGCATCGACGAGGTGTTCACCTTCGACGACGAGGAATCGTCTCTGGACTGA